The proteins below come from a single Corynebacterium glyciniphilum AJ 3170 genomic window:
- a CDS encoding TenA family protein: MSDARFTDQLLDDNRVTWDAAVTHGFVRELFAGSLPDDVMVAYLVQDYRFVDGFMALIGAAIASTDNFTSRHRLAEFIGEIAGDENTYFVEAMEDLGAGELDGIPDKESTAGFKRIFAEAAETRNYAAIVSVLVVCEWLYLDWATRQSNRAEAPVGHGGYPERYVHAEWVRLHDYPEFHELVAFLRDEVDRVAVQTPENEALSRDFFRRTVDLELAFFEESLPPHP; this comes from the coding sequence GTGTCAGACGCACGATTCACCGATCAACTGCTCGACGACAACCGGGTTACCTGGGACGCTGCCGTCACCCATGGCTTCGTCCGGGAACTCTTCGCCGGGAGCCTCCCCGATGACGTGATGGTGGCGTACCTCGTTCAGGACTACCGCTTCGTGGACGGATTCATGGCGTTGATCGGTGCTGCGATCGCCAGCACTGACAATTTCACCTCTCGGCACCGGCTGGCGGAGTTCATCGGCGAGATCGCCGGGGACGAGAACACCTACTTCGTCGAAGCGATGGAGGACCTCGGTGCCGGGGAGCTCGACGGGATCCCCGACAAGGAGTCCACCGCGGGGTTCAAGAGGATCTTCGCCGAGGCGGCGGAGACCAGGAACTACGCGGCGATCGTCTCCGTCCTCGTTGTCTGCGAATGGCTGTATCTGGACTGGGCGACACGCCAATCGAACCGTGCCGAGGCACCGGTCGGCCACGGTGGTTACCCGGAACGGTACGTCCACGCGGAGTGGGTGCGGCTCCATGACTACCCGGAGTTCCACGAGCTTGTCGCTTTCCTCCGCGACGAGGTGGACCGGGTGGCGGTGCAGACCCCGGAGAACGAGGCACTGTCCCGTGACTTCTTCCGACGGACTGTGGATCTGGAACTCGCCTTCTTCGAGGAATCGCTGCCGCCGCACCCCTGA
- a CDS encoding BCCT family transporter yields MLPPPAEDENAKVDKAVVFFAALIVLAVVAWGLISPDNFSTFADNALDFVVTDFGWVYIIAGSVFVFFILWVALSKFGNVRLGQDNERPEFNAASWIAMLFAAGMGIGLMFYGVAEPMNFYRNGVPGEASESNPVAFSTTLFHWTLHPWAIYAIVGLAIAYGTFRLGRKQLLSSAFIPLIGVRRAEGWLGKLIDVLSIFATVFGTAASLGLGALQIASGLNATDLVHDPGTGWLLLIIGVLGVCYLISAFSGVSKGIQYLSNFNMVLAAILAFFVLIVGPTVVIANTVPTAFGNYLQEFFGMAARTADSAPGMDEWLASNTLFYWAWWISWSPFVGTFIARISRGRTVREFILVVMLVPTAVSVVWFAIFGGSAIHQESEGSEIYGDGTAENMLFSLLHDLPLGTISSMVAMVLLATFFITSADSASTVMGTMSQNGKLVADRKITVLWGLLTALIAVVLLLSGGDDALNSLQTVTIIAASPFVILILFLCLAIYRGLSQDPMFLDEKQKRAFALRLGRERRHQETAEARAARERRRSKRGATADKAESQ; encoded by the coding sequence ATGCTGCCTCCTCCCGCCGAGGACGAGAACGCGAAGGTCGACAAGGCCGTCGTGTTTTTCGCGGCGCTGATCGTCCTCGCTGTTGTCGCCTGGGGACTGATTTCCCCGGATAACTTCTCGACGTTTGCCGACAACGCCCTGGACTTTGTTGTGACCGACTTCGGTTGGGTCTACATCATCGCAGGCTCTGTGTTCGTGTTCTTCATCCTGTGGGTGGCGTTGAGCAAGTTCGGCAACGTCCGGTTGGGGCAGGACAATGAGCGCCCCGAATTCAACGCGGCAAGTTGGATCGCCATGCTTTTCGCCGCCGGCATGGGCATCGGCCTGATGTTCTACGGTGTCGCTGAGCCGATGAACTTCTACCGCAACGGCGTGCCCGGCGAAGCGTCGGAGAGCAATCCGGTCGCATTTTCCACGACGTTGTTCCACTGGACGCTGCACCCGTGGGCGATCTACGCGATCGTCGGGCTTGCTATTGCGTACGGAACCTTCCGGTTGGGACGTAAACAGCTGCTGAGTTCTGCCTTCATCCCGCTGATCGGTGTACGACGTGCAGAAGGATGGCTGGGCAAGCTGATCGACGTCCTGTCGATCTTCGCCACCGTGTTCGGTACGGCGGCCTCCCTCGGCCTGGGCGCCCTGCAGATCGCATCGGGTCTCAACGCCACCGACCTCGTCCACGACCCGGGCACCGGGTGGCTGCTGCTGATCATCGGTGTGCTGGGAGTCTGCTACCTCATTTCAGCGTTCTCCGGCGTGAGCAAGGGAATTCAGTACCTGTCGAACTTCAACATGGTGCTTGCCGCCATTCTTGCGTTCTTCGTGCTGATTGTCGGTCCGACCGTCGTCATCGCGAACACGGTACCGACGGCGTTCGGCAACTACCTTCAGGAGTTCTTCGGCATGGCCGCCCGCACGGCGGACTCTGCGCCGGGGATGGACGAATGGCTCGCCAGCAACACCCTGTTCTACTGGGCATGGTGGATCTCCTGGTCACCCTTTGTCGGTACCTTCATCGCCCGGATTTCCCGCGGACGTACCGTTCGCGAGTTCATCCTCGTGGTGATGCTGGTTCCCACGGCTGTCTCGGTGGTGTGGTTCGCGATCTTCGGTGGTAGCGCCATTCACCAGGAGTCCGAAGGGTCGGAGATCTACGGCGACGGAACTGCGGAGAACATGCTGTTCAGCCTTCTGCACGATCTGCCGCTGGGTACCATCTCGTCCATGGTGGCGATGGTGCTGCTGGCAACCTTCTTCATTACCTCGGCGGACTCCGCCTCGACGGTGATGGGCACCATGAGCCAGAACGGTAAGCTCGTCGCCGACCGGAAGATCACCGTACTGTGGGGCCTGCTCACTGCGCTGATCGCCGTGGTGCTCCTGCTGTCGGGCGGCGATGACGCTCTCAACAGCCTGCAGACCGTGACCATCATCGCAGCCAGCCCGTTCGTGATTCTCATCCTGTTCCTGTGTCTGGCCATTTACCGTGGGTTGTCGCAGGACCCGATGTTCCTCGACGAGAAGCAGAAGCGTGCCTTCGCGCTTCGTCTCGGTCGCGAGCGACGGCACCAGGAAACTGCGGAAGCCCGTGCGGCCAGGGAACGTCGACGCAGCAAACGTGGGGCCACCGCGGACAAGGCGGAGTCACAGTAA
- a CDS encoding zf-HC2 domain-containing protein, translating to MEDDSRADIHAVVRSALSARLDGENAPSDVDDDMIDTHLSACEDCREWFAAASDLNRRLRMSVAPVAPSDSAASGGPAGDARALAESMLRVADETPRLSHRLRNRSLPLVLSRVALVAVAVCYIIWSLLLLTGAAGGGAESVDGAGPGGMVGNAGDPDVASLSVDAAAVRLALAAGLLWGAARPRSAPGLFPVFLALWGFGAGFATRDIVLGVLGGGTDLTLIAGLLLHLAACAALVSVWLSRNHAVAPLRQSLRGLSARPVSYSPEDVQSNSSWRPGDDR from the coding sequence GTGGAGGACGACTCACGCGCCGATATCCATGCGGTGGTCCGCTCCGCCCTGTCGGCTCGGCTGGACGGGGAGAACGCGCCATCGGACGTTGACGATGACATGATCGACACCCACCTCTCGGCCTGCGAGGACTGCCGTGAGTGGTTTGCGGCAGCGAGTGATCTGAACCGGCGGCTGCGGATGTCGGTGGCTCCAGTGGCTCCCTCCGATAGCGCCGCCTCCGGTGGCCCTGCCGGCGATGCCCGCGCGTTAGCTGAGTCGATGCTGCGTGTCGCCGATGAGACCCCGCGCCTGTCGCACCGCCTGCGGAACAGATCGTTGCCGCTGGTGCTCAGCAGGGTGGCACTCGTTGCCGTGGCCGTGTGCTACATCATCTGGTCGCTGTTACTGCTCACCGGGGCTGCCGGTGGTGGTGCGGAGTCGGTGGACGGCGCCGGGCCGGGAGGAATGGTCGGCAACGCCGGTGATCCCGATGTGGCGTCGCTCTCGGTCGATGCGGCGGCTGTCCGGCTGGCGTTGGCGGCCGGGCTGCTGTGGGGGGCGGCGCGTCCCCGCTCAGCGCCCGGACTATTCCCTGTCTTCCTTGCCCTGTGGGGATTCGGCGCAGGGTTCGCAACCCGCGACATCGTCCTGGGCGTGCTAGGTGGGGGCACGGATCTGACGCTCATCGCGGGTCTGCTGCTGCACCTGGCTGCCTGTGCGGCGTTGGTGAGCGTGTGGTTGTCACGGAACCATGCCGTCGCCCCGCTTCGACAGTCACTGCGGGGCCTGTCGGCCCGCCCGGTGAGTTACAGTCCGGAAGATGTGCAGAGTAATTCGTCCTGGCGACCGGGGGACGATCGGTGA
- a CDS encoding dolichyl-phosphate-mannose--protein mannosyltransferase produces MTETPATTGTAPGPAPGLQERPRRWWSILAALGVLGLVSRLLWLWHPTDDGTPVFDEKHYVPQSWQVLRGTEGGGDLLIGGIEDNPAYGLVVHPPLAKHLEALGMAVFGNNPWGWRIVVALLAVGVILLIAAIARRLTNSDWVGLTAGILALCDGILFVTGRSAMLDHFQVFFVMLAVYLLLHDHRRMERLFRRVAAEDRITDNGLGPRVGYRWWRFGAGIALGCALAVKWSGLYYMAFFGVAVVAVDWWRRHRFGVVRPFSGTLVRDCVPAFASLVLVPLAVYLLSWRSWFASETGVFRHEAAAGSDRITSWGLDFLPDSWLSFIYYHVSVLGFHGELTNSNGHHHPWESKPWDWLASTRALLYHSSSDNSGHREVVLLIGTPAIWWLTVPVLLWGLWRIIGRRDMRWLVPLVGYAAGFLPWLLNVDRQMYLFYATNLAPFLILGVALALGQVSGWALRPEEPLHGTDGGHSVAADARGLIVGKTGMLLVVCYLVLVVWMFLFFLPIFTGMPITDAQWQWRMWLPGWT; encoded by the coding sequence GTGACGGAGACTCCAGCCACCACAGGCACAGCGCCCGGTCCTGCACCCGGGCTGCAGGAACGGCCACGCCGATGGTGGTCGATCCTGGCGGCACTCGGGGTTCTGGGCCTGGTCAGTCGGCTTCTCTGGCTGTGGCACCCCACCGATGACGGCACCCCGGTTTTCGACGAGAAACACTACGTCCCGCAGTCATGGCAGGTACTGCGTGGCACGGAGGGTGGCGGCGATCTGCTCATCGGAGGCATCGAGGACAATCCCGCCTACGGGCTCGTCGTCCACCCTCCGCTGGCCAAACACCTTGAAGCCCTCGGCATGGCGGTCTTCGGGAACAATCCGTGGGGATGGCGGATCGTCGTCGCGCTCCTTGCGGTGGGCGTGATCCTGCTCATCGCGGCGATTGCCCGACGCCTGACCAACTCCGACTGGGTCGGACTCACCGCCGGAATCCTGGCATTGTGTGACGGTATCCTCTTCGTCACCGGCCGTTCGGCGATGCTGGACCACTTCCAGGTCTTCTTCGTGATGCTCGCGGTCTACCTGCTGCTGCACGATCACAGGCGGATGGAACGACTGTTCCGCCGCGTCGCCGCCGAGGACAGAATCACCGACAACGGGCTCGGTCCCCGGGTGGGGTACCGCTGGTGGCGCTTCGGCGCCGGGATCGCGCTGGGCTGTGCGCTCGCGGTCAAATGGTCCGGCCTGTACTACATGGCGTTCTTCGGGGTCGCTGTCGTCGCCGTCGACTGGTGGCGGCGTCACCGTTTCGGCGTCGTCCGCCCCTTCTCCGGAACGCTCGTGCGGGACTGCGTCCCCGCTTTCGCCTCCCTGGTCCTCGTTCCCCTGGCGGTCTACCTGTTGTCCTGGCGGTCCTGGTTCGCCTCTGAGACCGGCGTCTTCCGTCATGAAGCTGCTGCAGGCAGTGACCGGATCACCTCATGGGGCCTCGATTTCCTGCCCGACAGCTGGCTCAGTTTCATCTACTATCACGTCTCCGTCCTGGGCTTCCACGGGGAACTGACCAACTCCAACGGCCACCACCACCCGTGGGAGTCCAAGCCGTGGGACTGGCTGGCCTCCACCCGTGCTCTGCTCTACCACTCATCCAGCGACAACTCCGGGCACCGCGAGGTCGTCCTGTTGATCGGCACCCCGGCGATCTGGTGGTTGACCGTTCCGGTGCTCCTGTGGGGCCTGTGGCGCATCATCGGCCGTCGCGACATGAGGTGGCTTGTGCCGTTGGTCGGTTACGCTGCAGGTTTCCTGCCGTGGCTGCTGAACGTGGACCGCCAGATGTACCTGTTCTACGCCACGAATCTCGCGCCCTTCCTCATCCTCGGCGTGGCCCTCGCCCTGGGGCAGGTCTCCGGTTGGGCGCTACGCCCCGAGGAACCACTACACGGGACGGACGGCGGGCATTCCGTCGCTGCCGACGCACGCGGACTCATCGTCGGCAAAACCGGCATGCTGCTCGTGGTCTGCTATCTCGTCCTGGTCGTGTGGATGTTCCTCTTCTTCCTTCCGATCTTCACGGGAATGCCGATCACCGACGCGCAGTGGCAGTGGCGGATGTGGCTGCCGGGCTGGACCTGA
- the rsmI gene encoding 16S rRNA (cytidine(1402)-2'-O)-methyltransferase, producing the protein MQDYTQQRPEPDTVTRALERARADRPLPGGGVILAATPLGNPLDASIRLIDALGSADVVAAEDTRRTRALADALGVEITGKIVSNFDHNEADRAAGLVARAAAGARVLVVTDAGMPAVSDPGFPLVQAAQDAGVPVTCLPGPSAVPTALALSGVGVGHFAFDGFAPRKDGARRQWLESVRDSTRAVSFFESPHRLAATLSTAAEVCGADREAAVCRELTKTFEEVVRGPLGELAVWAADGVRGEITVVISASSGPEVRRPEELVGEVEQKVGEGMRLKDATREVSTVHGVSRRELYEAVLTAREG; encoded by the coding sequence ATGCAGGACTACACCCAGCAGCGTCCCGAACCCGACACGGTCACACGCGCGCTGGAGCGCGCACGGGCTGACCGTCCTCTCCCCGGAGGTGGTGTGATTCTCGCGGCGACCCCATTGGGTAATCCGCTGGATGCCTCGATCCGACTCATCGACGCCCTCGGCAGCGCTGATGTCGTGGCCGCCGAGGACACACGCCGGACGCGCGCCCTGGCAGATGCACTCGGAGTGGAGATCACCGGGAAGATCGTCTCCAATTTCGACCACAACGAGGCCGACCGTGCCGCGGGGCTGGTTGCCCGGGCAGCGGCCGGAGCGCGTGTCCTGGTGGTGACGGACGCAGGGATGCCCGCAGTCTCTGACCCGGGCTTTCCTCTCGTCCAGGCGGCACAGGACGCAGGTGTCCCGGTCACGTGCCTGCCCGGGCCGTCGGCAGTGCCCACGGCCCTGGCGTTGTCCGGGGTCGGGGTCGGCCATTTCGCGTTCGACGGTTTCGCACCGCGGAAGGACGGTGCCCGGCGCCAGTGGCTGGAGTCGGTGCGCGACTCCACCCGGGCCGTGAGCTTCTTCGAGTCGCCGCACCGGTTGGCGGCGACGCTGTCCACCGCGGCTGAGGTCTGCGGGGCCGACCGCGAGGCGGCGGTGTGCCGGGAACTGACCAAGACTTTCGAGGAGGTGGTCCGCGGACCGCTGGGTGAGTTGGCGGTGTGGGCGGCCGATGGTGTGCGCGGCGAGATCACCGTGGTGATCTCCGCCTCGTCAGGACCGGAGGTACGACGTCCCGAAGAGCTTGTCGGCGAGGTCGAGCAGAAGGTGGGGGAGGGGATGCGGCTGAAGGACGCCACACGCGAGGTTTCCACTGTTCACGGTGTCTCCCGTCGGGAGCTGTACGAGGCGGTGCTCACCGCCAGGGAGGGCTGA
- the metG gene encoding methionine--tRNA ligase — protein sequence MSKHVLTAVAWPYANGPRHIGHVAGFGVPSDVFARFQRMSGNKVLMVSGTDEHGTPLLVQAEKEGVGVQELADRYNRVIVEDLAGLGLSYDLFTRTTTRNHYAVVQELFRGLNDNGYMVRQTTTGAISPSTGRTLPDRFIEGTCPLCGATDARGDQCDNCGNQLDPADLIDPRSKINGETPDFVETEHFMLDLPAVADALESWLTTREGWRPNVLKFSLNLLKDMRPRAMSRDIDWGVPVPIEGWQDNNAKKLYVWFDAVVGYLSASIEWAWRSGTPEAWRDWWSDPEALSYYFMGKDNITFHSQIWPGELLGYAGKGAHGGEAGEFGDLNLPTEVVSSEFLTMSGSKFSSSKGVVIYVRDFLQEFGPDALRYFIAVAGPENMDTDFTWDEFVRRINTELANGWGNLVNRTVSMAHKNFGEIPAAGELAAEDTELLEDAAAAFDTVAECLEHSRFKAGIAEAMRIVDRGNQYIASQEPWKLAKDESQRERLATVLHTALQVVSDANTLLTPYLPFSAQQVFETLGGTGVWAAQPQVVEVTDESPRTPVGVGLPAEGRSYPVIMGDYDDQQAHWGRTTLSPGTPLAKPSPLFTKLDPELAETGPSWAAVE from the coding sequence ATGTCGAAACACGTGCTCACCGCCGTTGCCTGGCCCTACGCAAACGGACCCCGCCACATCGGACATGTCGCCGGATTCGGCGTCCCCTCGGATGTTTTCGCCCGGTTCCAGCGAATGTCCGGTAACAAGGTGCTGATGGTCTCCGGGACCGATGAGCACGGCACCCCGCTGCTCGTCCAGGCGGAGAAGGAGGGGGTCGGTGTCCAGGAACTCGCCGACCGCTACAACCGCGTCATCGTGGAAGACCTTGCCGGTCTCGGTCTGTCCTACGACCTGTTCACCCGCACCACGACGCGGAACCACTACGCGGTCGTGCAGGAGCTCTTCCGTGGGCTCAACGACAACGGTTACATGGTCCGTCAGACGACCACCGGTGCCATCAGCCCGTCGACCGGACGCACCCTGCCGGACCGGTTTATTGAGGGCACCTGCCCGCTGTGTGGTGCCACCGATGCCCGCGGTGACCAGTGCGACAACTGCGGAAATCAGCTCGATCCGGCAGATCTGATCGATCCCCGGTCGAAGATCAACGGAGAGACCCCCGACTTCGTGGAGACCGAGCACTTCATGCTCGATCTCCCGGCGGTGGCGGACGCGCTGGAGAGCTGGTTGACGACCCGCGAGGGGTGGCGGCCCAATGTGCTGAAGTTCTCGCTCAACCTGCTCAAGGACATGCGTCCGCGGGCGATGAGTCGTGACATCGACTGGGGCGTGCCCGTTCCGATCGAGGGATGGCAGGACAACAACGCCAAGAAGCTCTACGTCTGGTTCGACGCCGTCGTCGGCTACCTGTCCGCCTCCATCGAGTGGGCGTGGCGGTCCGGGACGCCGGAGGCGTGGCGTGACTGGTGGTCTGATCCGGAGGCTCTGTCCTATTACTTCATGGGCAAGGACAACATCACCTTCCACTCCCAGATCTGGCCGGGGGAGTTGCTCGGGTATGCCGGTAAAGGTGCCCACGGCGGAGAGGCCGGGGAATTCGGCGACCTGAACCTTCCGACCGAAGTCGTTTCATCCGAGTTCCTGACGATGTCCGGGTCGAAGTTCTCCTCGTCCAAGGGCGTGGTCATCTACGTGCGTGACTTCCTGCAGGAGTTTGGCCCGGACGCGTTGCGGTACTTCATTGCCGTCGCCGGCCCGGAGAACATGGACACCGATTTCACCTGGGACGAATTCGTGCGTCGGATCAACACTGAGCTGGCGAACGGCTGGGGCAACCTGGTCAACCGCACGGTATCGATGGCACACAAGAACTTCGGTGAGATCCCGGCTGCCGGCGAACTCGCGGCCGAAGACACCGAACTGCTCGAGGACGCCGCGGCCGCGTTCGACACCGTCGCAGAGTGTCTGGAGCACTCGCGGTTCAAGGCGGGGATCGCCGAGGCAATGCGTATCGTCGACCGCGGTAACCAGTACATCGCGTCCCAGGAGCCGTGGAAGCTGGCGAAGGACGAATCCCAGCGGGAGCGGCTCGCGACCGTCCTGCACACCGCCCTGCAGGTGGTGTCGGACGCCAATACGTTGCTCACCCCCTACCTGCCGTTCTCCGCGCAACAGGTCTTCGAGACTCTCGGCGGTACCGGCGTCTGGGCGGCGCAGCCGCAGGTCGTCGAGGTCACCGACGAGTCTCCGCGGACGCCGGTGGGCGTGGGGCTGCCGGCCGAGGGACGCAGCTACCCGGTCATCATGGGTGACTACGACGATCAGCAGGCGCACTGGGGCCGGACGACGCTGAGCCCGGGAACACCGCTGGCGAAACCGTCTCCGCTGTTCACGAAGCTGGACCCCGAGCTGGCCGAGACCGGTCCGTCCTGGGCTGCGGTGGAGTAG